One window from the genome of Cryptomeria japonica chromosome 6, Sugi_1.0, whole genome shotgun sequence encodes:
- the LOC131065824 gene encoding uncharacterized protein LOC131065824 → MAANFDGSSMKEFILGERKNNWDRRVKRKVEDAYYEVKRASDNSEVEVELLSELGSMKEALDRQQITIDELSSELDEERNAAASAAEEAMTFISRLQKEKAQMHMEASQFRRYAEGKFAHDQQELFSLENLLYRKEQMIKALELEVQSFKHRILSIGGYEYENVNRSPERSRLDEVDDYYYLTESSGGGKNFSVEQDGFDFNDRKTRDSVYRQAKETNSRRICLGKLTDTQNSLQPQLEWEDTYSPRIMQVQEIGSCSSHPSQLDDYNSSSQHALNCRHGLQKSDVHDSKNVEIWEYVERLEERLQQLERETHSEHPNSEWSEMRKLRPKHLSAYSDKLIRRPSADSLNSSDKSVGATEDSSKGEDGLVIVRANGSCSGKKSIHSQVMDDTDEKMSSMSNISKNPNDSSKCTGCKPMKENVGYIGECDSLPQKHEACTATKKGSKIPYETHLPSSRGNPALTQAVDDVPDVKSDDARSGGCEALKGNRDCYGDPGSDSSPQRHIGQPERSPDPNERSEGRRMTAFSVELRTEPDQGPVQSEIKQLIFRIRALEDERQSMKQAIMYFEKENSSCLALLKEIARQHYEVQILDERKNHSTRLSPSEGPSILSIIKWILSYIFRRAVRRCQSKYIRGVSSNGVGLLFLLDNTSYQRIGPFVTRMGSYRISIH, encoded by the coding sequence ATGGCTGCAAACTTTGATGGCAGTTCAATGAAGGAATTCATCCTGGGTGAGAGAAAAAATAATTGGGATCGTCGTGTGAAGCGGAAGGTTGAAGACGCATATTATGAAGTCAAAAGAGCTTCAGATAATTCAGAGGTGGAAGTGGAGCTGTTGAGTGAGTTGGGTTCAATGAAAGAGGCACTTGACAGGCAGCAAATAACAATTGACGAACTCAGTAGTGAGCTGGATGAAGAGAGAAATGCTGCAGCATCTGCAGCAGAGGAAGCAATGACTTTTATTTCACGTCTTCAGAAGGAAAAAGCTCAGATGCATATGGAAGCCTCTCAATTCAGACGGTATGCTGAAGGAAAATTTGCCCATGATCAACAGGAATTATTTTCTCTCGAAAATCTGTTGTATAGAAAGGAACAGATGATTAAAGCTCTTGAACTAGAGGTTCAATCTTTCAAGCACAGGATATTGAGTATTGGTGGTTATGAATATGAGAATGTGAATAGGTCACCTGAGAGATCGCGCTTGGATGAAGTAGATGATTATTACTATTTGACTGAATCTTCTGGCGGTGGGAAGAATTTTTCAGTAGAACAAGATGGTTTTGATTTTAATGATAGAAAGACGAGAGATTCTGTCTACAGGCAAGCTAAGGAAACAAATAGTAGAAGGATATGTCTAGGTAAGTTAACTGATACTCAGAATTCTTTGCAGCCACAGTTGGAGTGGGAAGATACATACTCGCCAAGAATTATGCAGGTGCAAGAGATTGGCTCTTGTTCATCTCATCCATCGCAGCTGGATGACTATAACTCTTCAAGCCAACATGCTTTGAATTGTAGACATGGTTTGCAAAAATCTGATGTTCATGATTCTAAAAATGTTGAAATCTGGGAATATGTGGAGAGGTTAGAAGAGAGGCTACAGCAGCTAGAGAGAGAAACACACAGTGAGCACCCAAATAGTGAATGGAGTGAAATGAGGAAGTTGCGACCAAAACATTTGTCAGCCTATTCAGATAAACTTATTCGGAGGCCTTCTGCAGACAGTTTGAACTCATCTGATAAATCGGTTGGAGCAACTGAAGACAGTTCAAAAGGGGAAGATGGATTAGTAATTGTCAGAGCCAATGGTTCGTGTTCTGGGAAAAAGAGTATCCATTCTCAAGTCATGGATGATACAGATGAAAAAATGTCTAGTATGAGTAATATCTCAAAAAATCCTAACGACAGTTCAAAGTGTACTGGATGCAAGCCAATGAAGGAGAATGTTGGCTACATTGGAGAATGCGATTCTTTGCCGCAGAAACATGAAGCATGCACTGCAACAAAAAAGGGGTCAAAGATTCCATATGAAACCCATTTGCCCAGTTCTAGGGGAAATCCTGCTCTTACACAAGCTGTGGATGATGTTCCTGATGTCAAAAGTGATGATGCAAGATCTGGAGGATGCGAGGCTCTGAAAGGAAATCGGGACTGTTATGGAGATCCAGGATCTGATTCTTCACCTCAGAGACATATTGGACAACCAGAAAGGTCACCTGACCCTAATGAGAGAAGTGAAGGAAGGAGGATGACTGCGTTCTCAGTGGAATTGAGAACTGAGCCTGATCAGGGTCCTGTGCAAAGTGAAATCAAACAACTTATTTTCAGGATTCGGGCCCTTGAAGATGAGAGGCAGAGCATGAAACAGGCAATAATGTATTTTGAAAAAGAGAATTCATCATGTTTAGCACTGCTCAAGGAAATAGCTCGGCAACATTATGAAGTGCAAATATTAGATGAAAgaaaaaatcattcaacaagacTGTCCCCATCTGAGGGCCCGTCAATCCTTTCTATAATAAAG